The sequence GCGCTACCCCTATCGGGAACCCCTTCCCGCACCACCCCCCGGCGGCCCGCCGCCAGGGCCTCCTGCGGCTGTCGCTCCCGTCGAGAATCCGGTCATGCAGCCATGAACCGCAGGCTGCGCAGAACCCGTCCGTTGGTGGCCCTGATGCTGGTCCTCACGCTCACCGCCGGCCTGTTCGTCGTGTTCCGGCACGCTGACCGTGTCGGAAAAATCTGGCTGACAGCATATTTCGAGAACAGCAACGGGCTGTTCGCGGGCGACGATGTTCGCATTCTCGGAGTGCCGGTCGGCAAAGTGGACAGGATCGAGCCGCAGCCAACGCGGGCCGTTGTCACATTCTGGGTGGACCGCAATTATCCGATTCCGGCAGCAGCCAAGGCGGTGATCCTGTCACCGCAGCTGGTGACCGGTCGGGCGGTCCAGTTGACGCCCGCCTACACAGGCGGACCCGCACTATCCACAGGGGCTGTCATTCCCCTGGATCGCACCGCGGTCCCGGTGGAGTGGGATGACGTCCGGATTCAGTTACAGCGTTTGACGAAGCTGCTCAAGCCGACCGAACCGGGAGGATTGAGCACGCTGGGCGCGCTCGTCAACACCACCGCCGACAACCTGCGCGGGCAGGGCGCCAACATTCGCGATGTCGTGATCAAGCTGTCGCAGACGATTTCAGCGCTGGGTGATCACAGCAGCGACATTTTCACCACGTTCAAGAATCTGTCGACCTTGGTCTCCGCATTGCACGACAGCGCGGGACTTCTCGAGGAGC is a genomic window of Mycobacterium sp. ITM-2016-00318 containing:
- a CDS encoding MCE family protein yields the protein MNRRLRRTRPLVALMLVLTLTAGLFVVFRHADRVGKIWLTAYFENSNGLFAGDDVRILGVPVGKVDRIEPQPTRAVVTFWVDRNYPIPAAAKAVILSPQLVTGRAVQLTPAYTGGPALSTGAVIPLDRTAVPVEWDDVRIQLQRLTKLLKPTEPGGLSTLGALVNTTADNLRGQGANIRDVVIKLSQTISALGDHSSDIFTTFKNLSTLVSALHDSAGLLEELNQNMAAVSSLIADDPQKVGSAVEDLSAVIGDVQHFADDNREAVGTAADKLAGISGALVGSLDDLEQTLHIAPTTVGNFYNIFEPANGSLTGALAVNNFADPISFLCGAVQAASRLNAEQSSKLCVQYLAPIVKNRQYNFPPIAENLFVGAQARPNEVTYSEDWMRPDFVPPAPEAPLAAEAPSGDQAPGVGATDPTAGLPGLMMPAGGGG